The proteins below come from a single Aptenodytes patagonicus chromosome 20, bAptPat1.pri.cur, whole genome shotgun sequence genomic window:
- the LOC143169271 gene encoding keratin, type I cytoskeletal 20-like: MAFSNRSFQWGTSTRFQPTAPSVSGLSSRKMAIQKLQAPSVYGGAGGYGTRISTSTNYGQGFGGNFQLNITGNDVLLTGNEKSTMQNLNDRLASYLEKVHSLEKANSLIEMKVKEWYEKNTTDTRHDYSSYFKTIEDLQNKIGAAQLENAGLVLQIDNAKLAADDFRLKYENEHLLRQSVESDINGLLQVRDDLTLTKSDLESQIESVNEELAFLKKNHEEDVDRLRKQVGGSVNVEVDAAPSTDLATVMENMRQQYEKMAEKNHQEAKEQFEKLTEELNQEVATNIEQLQAQRKEVTDRRQIFQGLELELQSQLNMKKSLEDTLAATEARYSYQLSQIQEAVANLEAQLRQLRADMEGQNNEYRILLDIKTRLEMEIATYRRLLEGEDSGHFQVHVSTAELEKESGKVKKIKTIVEEVVDGKVVSSQIRETEEKL; the protein is encoded by the exons ATGGCATTCTCCAACCGAAGCTTTCAGTGGGGTACAAGCACCCGCTTCCAACCTACTGCACCCAGCGTCAGTGGTTTAAGCTCCAGGAAAATGGCCATCCAGAAGTTGCAGGCACCTAGTGTCTATGGGGGAGCTGGTGGATATGGCACCCGCATATCTACCAGCACCAACTACGGACAAGGCTTCGGTGGGAACTTCCAGCTTAATATTACTGGTAATGATGTGCTGCTCACTGGCAATGAGAAATCAACTATGCAAAATCTAAATGACCGTTTGGCTTCGTATCTGGAGAAGGTGCACTCTCTAGAAAAGGCAAACTCCCTGATTGAAATGAAGGTCAAGGAGTGGTATGAGAAGAACACCACAGACACAAGGCATGACTATAGCTCATACTTTAAAACAATTGAAGATCTCCAAAATAAG ATTGGTGCTGCACAGCTGGAAAATGCAGGGCTTGTCCTGCAGATTGACAATGCCAAACTGGCTGCTGATGATTTTAGACTGAA GTATGAGAATGAACACCTGCTCAGGCAAAGTGTCGAGAGTGACATTAACGGACTGCTCCAAGTTCGTGATGACTTGACTTTGACAAAATCTGATCTGGAGTCACAGATTGAAAGTGTGAATGAAGAACTAGCTTTTCTTAAGAAGAACCACGAGGAG GATGTTGACAGACTGCGCAAACAGGTGGGCGGCTCAGTTAATGTAGAGGTGGATGCTGCTCCAAGCACTGATCTTGCAACTGTTATGGAAAACATGAGACAGCAATatgaaaaaatggcagaaaagaaCCATCAAGAAGCCAAAGAACAATTTGAAAAGCTG ACAGAAGAACTGAACCAGGAAGTAGCAACCAACATTGAACAGCTGCAAGCCCAAAGGAAGGAGGTCACTGACCGGAGACAGATCTTTCAGGGTCTGGAGCTAGAATTACAGTCCCAGCTTAACATG AAAAAGTCTTTAGAAGACACTCTGGCTGCAACTGAAGCACGTTATAGTTATCAGCTAAGCCAAATACAGGAAGCAGTTGCCAATTTAGAGGCTCAGCTGAGGCAACTCCGAGCTGACATGGAGGGTCAGAATAATGAGTACCGTATATTGCTGGATATCAAGACTCGCTTGGAGATGGAGATCGCCACGTACCGCCGTCTGCTGGAAGGAGAGGACAGCGG ACATTTCCAAGTGCATGTATCTACAGCAGAGCTTGAAAAAG AATCAGGTAAAGTTAAGAAGATCAAGACAATTGTTGAAGAGGTGGTTGATGGCAAGGTTGTCTCCTCTCAGAtcagagagacagaagagaagcTGTAA
- the LOC143169568 gene encoding keratin, type I cytoskeletal 12-like, with amino-acid sequence MALSMCTSGGSRQFSSWSGLGGGSLRMSSSSGGGGFGGSGLGFGGGSGGGFGAASMLGSASGFSGGFRSSSGGGFGSGLSSGFGGGFGSGLGGSYGSGLGSAFGGGLGSGFGSSSGNGFGGGFGSASGSVFGGGFGTAGAGDGGLLSGSKKETMQNLNDRLAAYLDKVQSLEDANTDLECKIREWYEKNGPGTGISGSGNDYSKYYATIEDLRNKIINATIDNARIILQVDNARLAADDFRLKYENEVALRQSVEADINGLRRVLDELTLTRADLEMQIESLNEELAYLKKNHEEELQGIQSSASGQISVEMDAAPGTDLTKLLNDMRGQYEVIAEQNRKEAEAWFNEKSGELKREISTHTEQLQSGKSEITDLKRTLQSLEIELQSQLAMKKSLEDTLAETEGGYCAQLSQMQLQIGNLESQLLQVRADMERQNAEYQQLLDIKTYLEMEIETYRRLLDGELLSAGQGVTFESSSLTGSKSQTQSLDSSQDPTKTRKIKTIVEEVVDGKVVASHVKEVEEKI; translated from the exons ATGGCTCTTTCCATGTGCACAAGTGGTGGATCCCGGCAATTCTCTTCTTGGAGTGGACTTGGTGGGGGATCTCTGAGAATGTCTAGTTCTAGTGGTGGAGGAGGCTTTGGTGGCAGTGGACTTGGGTTTGGTGGTGGATCTGGCGGAGGTTTTGGTGCTGCTTCTATGCTTGGTTCAGCCTCTGGCTTCAGCGGGGGTTTTCGGAGTAGCTCAGGTGGAGGCTTTGGGAGCGGCTTAAGTAGTGGCTTTGGTGGAGGCTTTGGTAGTGGTTTAGGTGGCAGCTATGGAAGTGGCTTAGGCAGTGCTTTTGGTGGAGGTTTAGGAAGTGGTTTTGGCAGCAGCTCGGGCAATGGTTTTGGAGGTGGCTTTGGTAGTGCCTCAGGATCTGTTTTTGGAGGTGGTTTTggcactgctggtgctggggatgGTGGCCTTCTTTCTGGCTCAAAAAAAGAAACTATGCAGAACCTCAATGACCGTCTGGCTGCTTATCTGGACAAAGTACAAAGTCTGGAGGATGCCAATACTGACTTGGAGTGCAAAATCCGCGAGTGGTATGAGAAAAACGGCCCTGGCACTGGTATCTCTGGATCTGGGAATGACTATAGTAAATATTATGCTACAATTGAAGATCTTCGAAACAAG ATCATTAATGCAACTATCGACAATGCAAGAATCATTCTGCAGGTTGATAATGCCAGACTGGCTGCTGATGATTTCAGACTGAA ATATGAGAACGAAGTGGCTCTTCGCCAGAGTGTGGAAGCTGACATCAACGGTCTGCGTAGAGTTCTTGATGAGCTGACCTTGACAAGAGCTGATTTGGAGATGCAGATTGAAAGCCTGAATGAAGAACTGGCTTATCTCAAGAAGAATCATGAAgag GAGCTTCAGGGCATCCAAAGCAGTGCATCTGGCCAAATCAGTGTTGAAATGGATGCTGCTCCAGGAACTGACCTGACCAAGCTTTTGAATGACATGAGGGGACAGTATGAAGTCATTGCTGAGCAAAATCGCAAAGAGGCTGAAGCATGGTTCAATGAAAAA AGTGGGGAGCTGAAAAGGGAAATCTCCACCCATACTGAGCAGCTTCAGTCAGGAAAGAGCGAGATCACAGATTTAAAACGGACTCTCCAGAGCCTGGAAATTGAACTACAGTCTCAGCTTGCCATG aaaaaatcCCTTGAAGACACTTTAGCAGAAACGGAAGGAGGTTACTGTGCTCAGCTTTCACAAATGCAACTTCAGATTGGGAATCTGGAGTCTCAGTTGCTTCAGGTCAGGGCCGATATGGAGCGCCAGAATGCAGAGTATCAACAACTTCTAGACATAAAGACTTACCTGGAAATGGAGATTGAAACCTATCGTCGCTTGCTGGATGGCGAGCTTCT GAGCGCAGGACAGGGAGTTACATTTGAAAGCTCATCCTTGACAGGGTCCAAATCACAAACACAATCGCTGGATTCTTCTCAGG ATCCTACCAAAACTAGAAAGATCAAGACAATTGTTGAAGAAGTGGTAGATGGAAAAGTTGTTGCATCCCATGTTAAGGAAGTTGAAGAGAAGATATAA